In a single window of the Olivibacter sp. SDN3 genome:
- a CDS encoding RagB/SusD family nutrient uptake outer membrane protein, with protein sequence MKFRYTILLNLLTTLLLSSCNKALDMAPDGRLTMDEIFADHDKVGAFLNTCYNNIPTKGTRYYFWSRGPVVWSDEAWDTDAESEPTLMAGRIYNGNASAANHPILNVNADSGNGAYWDRYWEAIRNCNVFISRIDGATVGSEAERNRWRAEAHLLRAYYYSELMKWFGSALPVLTEPRGFEEDFADLQKASFYELTQFVIADCDRALDTDELPWRITTGGEAARVTKALAEAIKSKMILFAASPLYNGGQNYWEEAYQTNKLSLQHLRDNGYALYKQVSLPHVYLADEAFLGPDKNVHTALYNEYFTQNMGYSATPVDRETIYQSRENQGNIWYMDGVGAQDGYKTGTCPSQELVDAYETIDGEPVLDLANPYLDEKHLTPNYNSNNTLYNPNDPYANRDPRFYATIYYNGSKRKALWNFTEEPNSHENYPAPMGNRTRIIATYIGEPQTGLHESTRKATRTGYFQRKFLHPNSGNDNPVAGANWKFFRLGEIILNFAEAAAEADHLREAEDAINEIRERAGMPPIPVGLNKEALILRVRHERRIELALEEHRYFDVRRWTSPTGDLSKTDRWITAAEIKRNADGSFIYGRKTVRGVERRSYSNRNLILPIPLQEANRLQAITGQQWQNPGW encoded by the coding sequence ATGAAATTTAGATATACCATATTATTGAATCTACTAACAACCCTACTTTTGAGCTCCTGCAATAAAGCATTGGATATGGCTCCGGACGGTAGGTTGACCATGGATGAGATTTTTGCTGATCATGATAAAGTTGGCGCATTTTTAAATACGTGTTACAATAACATACCAACCAAAGGTACCCGGTACTACTTTTGGAGCAGGGGCCCTGTTGTGTGGAGCGATGAAGCTTGGGATACGGACGCTGAATCGGAGCCTACATTGATGGCCGGTCGTATATATAATGGAAATGCTTCAGCGGCTAACCACCCTATCCTTAATGTGAATGCAGATAGTGGTAACGGCGCATACTGGGACAGGTATTGGGAAGCCATCCGTAACTGTAATGTATTTATCAGTCGCATAGACGGGGCTACTGTTGGATCAGAAGCAGAGCGAAACCGTTGGAGAGCTGAAGCGCATTTACTGCGGGCCTACTATTATTCCGAATTAATGAAGTGGTTTGGCTCGGCACTACCTGTTTTGACTGAACCTCGAGGATTTGAAGAAGATTTTGCCGATCTTCAAAAAGCTTCCTTTTATGAACTCACGCAATTTGTTATAGCAGATTGTGATCGGGCTCTTGATACGGACGAATTGCCGTGGAGGATTACTACAGGAGGTGAGGCGGCACGTGTTACGAAGGCATTGGCCGAGGCTATTAAATCGAAAATGATTCTTTTTGCAGCCAGTCCGCTCTATAATGGAGGACAAAACTATTGGGAAGAAGCTTACCAGACCAATAAATTGTCTTTACAGCATTTACGCGACAACGGATATGCATTGTATAAGCAGGTTAGTTTGCCCCACGTTTACCTAGCCGATGAAGCTTTTTTAGGTCCCGACAAAAATGTGCATACCGCTCTGTATAACGAGTACTTTACCCAAAATATGGGCTATTCAGCAACGCCTGTAGATAGGGAAACAATCTATCAGAGCAGAGAAAATCAGGGCAATATTTGGTATATGGACGGAGTGGGGGCCCAAGACGGTTATAAAACAGGTACCTGTCCGTCGCAAGAATTAGTGGACGCCTATGAGACCATTGATGGAGAACCTGTATTGGATTTGGCTAATCCATATTTGGATGAAAAACACCTCACGCCAAATTATAATTCAAATAATACATTATACAATCCAAATGATCCTTACGCGAATAGGGATCCGCGTTTTTATGCGACGATTTACTATAACGGTTCCAAACGGAAAGCGCTATGGAATTTTACAGAGGAGCCGAATTCGCATGAGAATTATCCAGCGCCCATGGGAAATCGAACACGGATCATCGCAACGTATATAGGTGAACCGCAAACGGGGCTTCATGAATCAACGAGAAAGGCTACACGTACAGGCTATTTTCAACGTAAATTTTTACATCCCAACTCGGGCAATGATAACCCTGTTGCAGGGGCCAATTGGAAATTCTTTAGGCTGGGAGAGATCATCCTGAATTTTGCGGAAGCGGCAGCTGAGGCCGACCATTTACGGGAAGCTGAAGATGCGATAAATGAAATCAGGGAAAGGGCAGGAATGCCTCCGATACCTGTCGGGTTGAATAAAGAAGCACTTATTCTGCGGGTTCGTCATGAGCGAAGGATAGAACTAGCATTGGAAGAGCACCGCTATTTTGATGTCCGGCGGTGGACAAGCCCCACAGGAGACTTATCGAAAACAGATCGCTGGATTACAGCAGCGGAAATAAAGCGAAATGCAGATGGAAGCTTTATTTATGGAAGAAAAACAGTTCGTGGCGTAGAGCGTAGGTCATACAGCAATCGAAACCTCATATTGCCCATTCCTTTGCAGGAAGCTAACAGGCTGCAGGCCATTACCGGACAGCAATGGCAAAATCCAGGCTGGTAG
- a CDS encoding SusC/RagA family TonB-linked outer membrane protein: MLTITLLVGISCLPLQAQTDSIKGVVKDEFGRPLAGVIIQSENKRNGTSTDHNGAYSLALNDESKNILFKHFGYQTLKEPIGTTQPVNVVLQIDGHRKDEEISLGYTSQKRAALTGAVATVRGEELERVPVANLTQSFPGRFVGLFTQETSSELSRTNTDLFVRGLSAARMNGPLVMIDGIISSYNSGQILEYITANEIESISVLKDASTQALYGIQGANGLLVITTKRGRKGALEITGRLDHAMQEVTHVPRFYSAADYALMRNQAAFNDGQGSYYLFSADEIEKFRTGEDPELYPDNNWYDRYMNRWASMQRAAVNATGGNDRVRYFSNINLMRQGGQFNTDQTEYNTNPYNVWVNYRSNVDMVINKYLNAYVRLSGNIKREHTPGSSNADVYNSIFQLPPTTYGPLTPEIIDPETGAIIVPGGKVITTERVTSPTYGRLNRSGYVNHTVTNINSQFGLDLDMSFLTKGLKMNGAFAYQTNSVGSLSTLQDYERWVRNSDLAVLEFNKKGSEMDSPLAYSKSSAHYYHLTYNTVLNYSRDFGKHRVSGLAYMFYQNLTKADTGAPESLPYDRVSSGIEGAYDYDNRYFLKVDIGYSGSEQYARESRFIATPAIAAGWAVGNEQFASTLNWLTELKLRASYGKTANDQSGLQRFAYLDNLTLSGGGPIGYLQYIINEHQFGNPLIQAEVSTKQNYGLDLGIANALSVTVDVFRERMNNMVVGAVSAVPLYQGVPLNNYPRLNEGQFENKGYEIAINYSKTFSRNFSAYLGGMFTYAKNTIISWNEASRTDDFAFRKWEEGYSFGQQFGYLVDYNNGNGFFNTQEELTTSNLVYGFGTPRVGDLKFQDLNGDGQIDERDQAPIGTGSLPRIVYAFSGGFSYKALDMSFLFQGVGQYSSIMNGLGVYETELDGIFGSLHANAWTPERYAAGEEITYPALSLAQTVNHESSDFFNYDRSYLRLKNLEIGYTLPLVAANTIAAKKIRIMFSGHNLITWHRMKTADFGPEGGGFGGFPVYRVYNIGASLTF, encoded by the coding sequence ATGTTAACAATCACATTATTGGTTGGCATATCCTGTTTGCCACTTCAGGCACAGACAGATTCAATAAAAGGAGTGGTAAAAGATGAATTTGGAAGACCTTTGGCTGGGGTGATCATTCAATCAGAGAATAAAAGAAATGGTACATCAACTGACCATAATGGTGCCTACAGCTTAGCACTTAATGACGAAAGCAAAAACATCCTATTTAAGCATTTTGGATACCAAACTTTGAAAGAGCCTATTGGAACCACTCAACCGGTCAATGTTGTGCTCCAGATTGACGGGCATCGAAAAGATGAAGAGATATCATTGGGGTACACGTCCCAAAAACGTGCAGCATTAACCGGTGCAGTTGCTACCGTACGTGGCGAAGAGCTTGAACGTGTTCCGGTGGCCAATTTAACACAATCCTTTCCGGGTAGATTTGTCGGTCTATTTACACAGGAAACCTCCTCCGAATTGTCGCGAACAAATACCGACTTGTTTGTGCGAGGGCTCTCGGCAGCTCGGATGAATGGGCCGTTGGTAATGATTGACGGGATTATAAGTTCCTATAATAGCGGACAGATTTTAGAGTATATTACCGCAAATGAGATCGAAAGCATAAGCGTTTTAAAAGATGCATCTACACAAGCACTCTATGGTATTCAGGGAGCAAATGGCTTACTGGTCATTACCACTAAGAGAGGTAGAAAGGGAGCGCTGGAGATTACAGGTAGGCTAGACCACGCTATGCAGGAAGTGACACATGTGCCGCGGTTTTACAGCGCAGCCGATTACGCTTTAATGCGAAATCAGGCGGCATTTAATGATGGGCAAGGTAGTTATTATCTGTTTAGCGCCGATGAGATTGAAAAGTTTCGTACTGGAGAAGACCCTGAATTGTATCCAGATAATAATTGGTACGACCGGTATATGAACAGGTGGGCATCCATGCAGCGGGCTGCGGTAAATGCTACCGGAGGAAATGATCGTGTTCGATATTTCTCTAACATTAATCTTATGCGTCAAGGCGGGCAGTTTAATACCGACCAGACGGAGTACAATACCAATCCTTATAATGTTTGGGTAAACTATCGTTCAAATGTAGATATGGTGATCAATAAATATCTAAACGCCTATGTCAGATTAAGTGGAAACATCAAACGGGAACATACTCCGGGAAGCAGTAATGCTGATGTATATAACAGTATTTTTCAGCTACCCCCGACAACCTATGGGCCGTTAACTCCTGAAATAATCGACCCCGAAACGGGAGCAATAATCGTTCCCGGAGGGAAGGTAATTACGACAGAACGAGTTACATCACCAACTTATGGTCGGTTAAATCGATCGGGTTACGTTAACCATACGGTAACCAATATTAATTCACAATTTGGCCTGGACCTCGATATGAGTTTCTTAACAAAGGGATTAAAAATGAATGGCGCCTTTGCGTATCAAACGAATTCGGTGGGGAGCTTAAGTACCTTGCAGGATTATGAGCGATGGGTAAGGAATAGTGATTTAGCAGTTTTGGAGTTTAATAAGAAGGGCTCTGAAATGGATTCTCCGCTGGCTTACAGCAAAAGTTCTGCTCATTATTATCATTTAACGTATAATACGGTGTTAAATTATAGTCGTGATTTTGGAAAACATCGAGTTAGTGGCTTAGCATATATGTTTTACCAGAACCTCACGAAAGCGGATACAGGTGCTCCTGAATCACTTCCTTATGACAGGGTCAGTTCGGGGATTGAGGGTGCTTACGATTACGATAACCGATATTTCTTAAAGGTAGATATAGGTTACTCGGGCTCTGAACAATACGCGCGGGAAAGCAGGTTTATAGCTACTCCAGCTATCGCAGCAGGCTGGGCAGTGGGCAATGAGCAATTTGCTAGTACATTGAACTGGCTTACCGAGCTTAAATTACGCGCTTCTTACGGCAAGACGGCCAATGATCAAAGTGGGCTGCAGCGTTTCGCTTATTTGGATAATCTGACTTTAAGTGGTGGCGGACCAATTGGCTATCTTCAATATATCATTAATGAGCACCAGTTTGGTAATCCTTTAATCCAGGCAGAAGTTTCTACAAAACAGAACTATGGCTTAGACCTGGGAATTGCCAATGCACTTTCTGTAACAGTGGATGTTTTTAGAGAACGCATGAATAATATGGTGGTAGGAGCAGTGTCTGCCGTACCCCTTTATCAAGGTGTACCATTAAATAATTATCCGCGCCTGAATGAGGGACAGTTTGAGAATAAAGGTTATGAAATCGCTATTAACTATTCAAAAACCTTTAGTCGCAACTTCAGTGCCTATTTAGGAGGGATGTTCACGTATGCAAAAAACACCATTATCAGTTGGAATGAGGCTTCACGTACGGATGATTTCGCCTTCAGAAAATGGGAAGAGGGTTACTCTTTCGGTCAGCAATTTGGCTATTTAGTGGATTACAACAATGGCAACGGTTTTTTCAATACGCAAGAAGAGTTAACGACCAGTAATTTAGTGTATGGTTTTGGAACGCCCCGTGTAGGCGACCTGAAGTTTCAGGATTTGAACGGTGACGGTCAAATTGACGAGCGCGACCAGGCGCCTATCGGCACGGGTTCATTACCAAGAATAGTTTATGCCTTCTCGGGTGGATTTAGCTATAAAGCATTGGATATGTCCTTTTTGTTTCAAGGTGTGGGCCAATATTCCAGTATCATGAATGGCTTAGGCGTTTACGAAACAGAGCTCGATGGCATATTCGGTTCGCTGCATGCCAATGCCTGGACCCCCGAGAGGTATGCCGCTGGTGAAGAAATTACCTATCCGGCATTATCTTTAGCGCAAACAGTAAATCATGAATCGAGTGATTTTTTTAACTACGATCGTTCGTATCTGCGTCTAAAGAATCTGGAAATAGGTTACACATTACCACTCGTTGCGGCGAATACCATCGCCGCCAAGAAAATACGCATCATGTTCAGTGGTCATAACTTAATTACTTGGCATCGGATGAAAACAGCTGATTTTGGGCCGGAGGGCGGTGGATTTGGTGGTTTCCCTGTATACAGGGTATATAACATTGGTGCAAGTTTGACTTTTTAA
- a CDS encoding TonB-dependent receptor, with product MAKEILAKEKNGLRTAVIFFLLYYTVSAFAQEKITITGVVLDSTDRHPLSLVTVKVEGTDVATQTDNNGQFTIVASPDGVLMFNNLGYAPQRVSINGRNQINVSLTVVNENLSEVVVVGYGTQKKLSVTGAVSTVQNKELRQNSSASLASALAGRLPGLTSLQGGGGQPGRDDPTLYLRGAATTNNTSPLILIDGVPRDNIRTLDANEVESVTVLKDASATAVFGVRGANGVILITTRRGSEGKTELTATLDQSYTSFTREPERLHSLEYLALRNEAARNDGITEPFGQDVINKFENPLLGLDPNDPAYEEKAMIRRYIYPDHDYYRELIAKHSPQTRVNLNAHGGTDKVSFFVNGAFLYQGGNLKTEPEPVLGYDPSSWLKRYNFRANLDYKISPALKSFLNIGSYIEQVNMPAAWQYGHNTDWMMTDILFQAQSILPITPGPTAIPGFGVEPGQLVDPGYLDRSAFEIMNRHGFRNEMRSNLNTTLGLDWDLSNAITQGLSVKGMVSYDTRATTAMSGDKHERLYLANVNYATDELSYTVLRNDERLLSITKGADSRYNINLQGSINYQRTFQEKHDVTGMILAQRDNWESTVGEIPFNVIGIAARTTYAYDGRYLGEVNIGYNGSEQFAPGRRFGFFPAVSLGWVVSNENFLKNHKLIDNLKLRGSYGKVGNDRLGAARFLYQSNITMGGGPLGSLGRGQGVNQGLLGNPNLSWEVAQKQNYGIDLQLVNDFTLVFDYFIENRTDVLIDRQTIPVLQGVPLGNIPKVNMGVIDNKGYEIELTYNKTFGQDFSLMVTGNYGYNRNEIQFLDEVRRDETFVYPYQSTYQPIGQAWGYHIDYSNGNGIFNSQEELDAYLNNTTYNFGQPRIGDFIYQDLNGDGIVDDRDQAPIGYSNIPRQTYGLNLSMSYKSFDFSVFFQGAGKFSQNYAEQGVYESTKNGTYFGYHKNAWTPERYANGDLITYPALSTRNTTNHVANDFFVMDRSFIRLRYIELAYTLPKQALQSLGVNNLRIYASAQNLFTWDKLRLNHLDPENNNALGYPVTKMINFGLQLSF from the coding sequence ATGGCAAAAGAAATTTTAGCGAAGGAAAAAAATGGTTTAAGAACAGCCGTCATATTTTTTCTTCTCTACTATACGGTTAGCGCTTTTGCTCAAGAAAAGATAACCATTACGGGTGTTGTGCTTGACTCAACTGATCGACATCCGCTGTCTTTGGTAACCGTGAAAGTTGAAGGGACGGACGTCGCTACGCAAACGGATAATAATGGGCAATTTACGATTGTTGCCTCTCCAGATGGGGTACTGATGTTTAATAATTTGGGCTATGCGCCACAACGTGTTTCAATAAATGGCCGGAACCAAATCAATGTGTCGTTAACAGTAGTAAATGAGAACTTAAGCGAGGTAGTGGTAGTGGGTTATGGTACGCAAAAAAAACTATCGGTTACCGGCGCTGTATCAACCGTACAGAACAAAGAACTGAGACAGAATTCATCGGCTAGTTTGGCTAGTGCGCTGGCAGGGAGGCTCCCTGGTTTAACTTCTTTGCAAGGTGGTGGTGGTCAGCCCGGGCGCGATGATCCCACATTGTATTTGCGTGGTGCTGCTACCACAAATAATACCAGTCCGCTGATCCTGATTGACGGCGTTCCCCGTGATAATATACGAACCCTCGACGCGAATGAGGTAGAATCGGTTACCGTACTTAAAGATGCATCGGCAACCGCCGTTTTTGGTGTGCGGGGTGCGAATGGTGTCATATTAATTACTACCAGAAGAGGTTCCGAAGGAAAGACCGAATTAACTGCAACACTCGATCAATCGTATACCTCATTTACAAGAGAGCCTGAAAGGTTACATTCACTGGAATATTTAGCATTGCGTAATGAGGCTGCCCGCAATGACGGGATAACAGAGCCTTTTGGTCAAGATGTCATCAATAAGTTCGAAAACCCGCTGTTGGGATTGGACCCTAACGACCCCGCATATGAAGAAAAAGCAATGATTAGACGGTATATTTATCCCGATCACGATTATTACCGCGAACTTATTGCCAAGCATAGCCCTCAAACCCGTGTCAACTTAAATGCCCATGGCGGGACAGATAAAGTCTCTTTTTTCGTTAATGGCGCTTTCCTTTACCAAGGAGGTAACCTTAAAACAGAGCCTGAGCCGGTATTGGGTTATGATCCATCATCTTGGCTCAAGAGATATAATTTCCGTGCAAATCTGGATTATAAAATCTCTCCTGCACTGAAGTCTTTCCTGAATATTGGAAGTTATATCGAACAGGTAAATATGCCTGCTGCGTGGCAATATGGGCATAATACAGATTGGATGATGACCGATATATTATTTCAGGCACAATCCATTTTACCTATTACTCCAGGACCAACTGCTATTCCCGGATTTGGCGTTGAACCTGGTCAGCTCGTAGATCCAGGATATCTCGATCGTTCGGCATTCGAAATTATGAATAGGCATGGCTTTCGGAATGAAATGCGTTCTAACCTGAATACTACCTTAGGTTTGGATTGGGATTTGAGTAACGCCATTACACAAGGTCTCAGCGTAAAAGGAATGGTTTCATATGATACCCGTGCAACGACGGCCATGTCGGGAGATAAACACGAACGTCTGTACTTAGCAAATGTAAATTATGCAACAGATGAACTTAGCTACACTGTTTTACGCAATGACGAGCGCCTGTTATCTATCACAAAAGGAGCGGATTCCCGCTACAATATTAATTTACAGGGGTCGATCAACTATCAACGTACATTTCAGGAGAAGCATGATGTCACAGGAATGATATTGGCCCAGCGTGATAATTGGGAATCTACGGTGGGAGAGATACCTTTTAATGTGATTGGTATCGCTGCTAGAACGACTTATGCTTACGATGGTCGTTACCTTGGAGAGGTAAACATTGGATACAATGGTTCAGAGCAGTTCGCACCCGGAAGAAGGTTTGGGTTTTTTCCCGCAGTTTCTTTGGGATGGGTAGTCAGCAATGAAAATTTTCTAAAGAACCACAAGCTTATCGACAATCTAAAATTAAGGGGCTCCTACGGAAAGGTGGGAAATGATCGCTTAGGCGCCGCTCGTTTTCTGTACCAAAGTAATATTACCATGGGGGGCGGACCATTGGGAAGCTTGGGCAGGGGACAAGGAGTGAACCAGGGTCTCTTAGGGAATCCCAACTTATCGTGGGAAGTTGCACAAAAACAAAATTATGGAATCGATTTGCAACTAGTTAATGATTTCACCCTCGTGTTTGATTATTTCATAGAGAACAGAACAGATGTACTTATTGACCGACAAACAATACCCGTACTTCAGGGCGTACCGTTGGGCAATATCCCAAAAGTAAATATGGGGGTCATTGATAATAAAGGCTATGAGATCGAACTGACGTATAATAAAACGTTTGGCCAGGATTTTTCCTTGATGGTGACTGGGAATTATGGCTATAATCGTAATGAGATTCAGTTCTTGGATGAAGTTAGGCGAGATGAAACTTTTGTTTACCCCTATCAATCAACGTATCAACCTATAGGCCAAGCTTGGGGCTACCACATTGATTACAGTAATGGCAACGGGATATTTAACTCCCAGGAAGAACTGGACGCCTATCTCAACAATACTACCTATAACTTCGGACAGCCCCGCATTGGCGATTTTATCTATCAAGATCTCAATGGAGATGGTATTGTAGATGATCGCGATCAAGCACCCATAGGATATTCGAACATACCAAGACAAACATACGGCCTTAATTTATCTATGAGCTACAAATCATTCGATTTTTCGGTTTTCTTTCAAGGTGCTGGAAAATTTTCACAAAATTATGCTGAACAGGGGGTTTACGAGTCAACAAAAAATGGCACCTACTTTGGCTATCACAAAAATGCCTGGACACCGGAACGCTATGCCAACGGAGACCTCATCACTTATCCCGCTCTGAGTACAAGAAACACGACAAACCACGTGGCAAACGATTTTTTTGTGATGGATCGATCATTTATACGCTTACGTTACATTGAATTAGCGTACACATTACCCAAACAAGCTTTGCAATCATTGGGCGTAAACAATCTACGGATATATGCCAGTGCCCAGAACTTATTTACCTGGGATAAGCTGCGGTTAAATCATTTAGATCCAGAAAATAATAATGCGCTGGGTTATCCGGTCACTAAGATGATCAATTTTGGTTTGCAATTGTCTTTTTAA